The Streptomyces sp. Alt3 genome has a segment encoding these proteins:
- a CDS encoding eCIS core domain-containing protein, producing the protein MRAYRAQAEQTRGRDGGRRADVPPTFAQRVLALQRAAGNAVVARAVEEERHEHGAACGHETAEQPVVERSSAQPSSVLDAVSSPGRPLDARVMEKAEQGYGMSFRHVRVHDDPTAQRSATAFGARAYTTGHDIVVGPRGADDETIFHELDHVRQQSMGPVAGTDNGSGVAVSSQDDPFELSASANGRRMAQGGMPDLSGPGSGAPGTAAGSGGRVTVARMVSGNGWKMHKADRGLEFEIEDSHGPVIGRYVRSGSDGREIFDTPQGRIRVYPSEILGPRATVGGLHPPGQVRPPEDNLQDRDEVLLSEANASGARARLRRDPRAAERIAVTTYEEEPDYADYPQNREALRRQGVPVLNSFDISRPETANRLSNLGPDPLLNFNMPRVPRGTPGYSTQKLIRDTTRIPERTGRDDMRVSITAPHPSQYARPGTHNSIYGLESGRAVPESARMVSAYSDDEGLEEAGYSHRQSTKDEGASAASRKKKYVFERKLEGSRRSNSPEEEAGPSYRSRSQAPEGSRRRGKSKSRSESKSRVSEAPAPAPRRRRSRPPVSTRGRAPVNYAAVEDEDEYFGSQQPESSGHRRRSSVAPSYVADSEDEEKRSRRRRRGSVAALPPEREPERERSRHRSRSRGRRRPSVAPAGSSGSRPIDLGDDVVYGSGPIDLEPPRRRGRSRVPSGSVPFVTDSGRSTRVPTSYAEPAFYDDDDYQYDPNPFAPRFDGRGYR; encoded by the coding sequence GTGCGCGCGTACAGAGCACAGGCCGAGCAGACCCGTGGCCGGGACGGCGGTCGTCGCGCGGACGTGCCGCCCACGTTCGCGCAACGCGTCCTGGCTCTCCAGCGCGCGGCGGGAAACGCGGTCGTGGCCCGCGCCGTCGAGGAGGAACGGCACGAGCACGGCGCCGCGTGCGGCCACGAGACCGCCGAACAGCCCGTCGTCGAGCGGTCCTCCGCGCAGCCGTCGTCCGTGCTCGACGCCGTCAGCTCGCCGGGCCGTCCGCTGGACGCGCGCGTCATGGAGAAGGCGGAGCAGGGCTACGGCATGTCCTTCCGCCATGTACGGGTGCACGACGACCCGACCGCGCAGCGCTCGGCGACGGCGTTCGGCGCCCGCGCCTACACCACCGGCCATGACATCGTCGTCGGCCCCCGGGGCGCGGACGACGAGACGATCTTCCACGAGCTCGACCACGTGCGCCAGCAGTCCATGGGGCCCGTCGCGGGAACGGACAACGGGTCGGGTGTGGCGGTCTCCAGCCAGGACGATCCCTTCGAGCTCAGCGCCTCGGCGAACGGCCGGAGGATGGCCCAGGGCGGCATGCCCGACCTGTCCGGCCCCGGCTCCGGCGCTCCGGGGACGGCCGCGGGGAGCGGCGGTCGTGTCACGGTGGCCCGCATGGTGTCCGGCAACGGCTGGAAGATGCACAAGGCGGACCGGGGCCTCGAGTTCGAGATCGAGGACAGTCACGGTCCGGTCATCGGGAGGTACGTCAGGTCCGGGTCGGACGGCAGGGAGATCTTCGACACCCCGCAGGGACGCATCAGGGTGTATCCCTCGGAGATCCTGGGCCCCCGGGCCACGGTGGGCGGCCTTCACCCGCCGGGTCAGGTCCGGCCGCCCGAGGACAATCTGCAGGACCGGGACGAGGTCCTGCTGTCCGAGGCCAACGCGTCAGGGGCACGGGCGCGGCTGCGCAGGGATCCCCGGGCGGCGGAGAGGATCGCCGTCACCACGTACGAGGAAGAGCCGGACTACGCGGACTACCCGCAGAACCGCGAGGCTCTGCGGCGTCAGGGTGTCCCCGTCCTGAACAGTTTCGACATCAGCCGGCCCGAGACCGCCAACCGCCTCAGCAATCTCGGTCCGGACCCCCTCCTGAACTTCAACATGCCGCGCGTGCCGCGGGGAACTCCCGGCTACTCCACCCAGAAGCTCATCAGGGACACCACTCGGATCCCCGAGCGGACCGGCCGCGACGACATGCGAGTGAGTATCACCGCGCCCCACCCGAGCCAGTACGCGAGGCCGGGGACCCACAACAGCATCTACGGTCTGGAGAGCGGGAGGGCCGTGCCGGAGAGCGCGAGGATGGTCAGCGCCTACTCCGACGACGAGGGGCTCGAGGAGGCCGGTTACAGCCACCGGCAGTCCACGAAGGACGAGGGTGCCTCCGCCGCGAGCCGTAAGAAGAAGTACGTGTTCGAGCGCAAGCTCGAGGGGAGCAGGCGCAGCAACAGCCCCGAGGAGGAGGCGGGGCCGTCGTACCGCAGCCGGAGCCAGGCCCCCGAGGGCAGCAGGCGGCGCGGCAAGAGCAAGAGCCGCAGCGAGAGCAAGAGCCGTGTGAGCGAGGCCCCGGCGCCCGCCCCCCGGCGCAGGCGGAGCAGGCCGCCCGTGTCCACGCGTGGCCGTGCTCCGGTCAACTACGCCGCGGTGGAGGACGAGGACGAGTACTTCGGCAGTCAGCAGCCCGAGAGCAGCGGCCACCGTCGCCGCAGCAGCGTCGCCCCCAGCTATGTGGCGGACTCCGAGGACGAGGAGAAGCGGTCGCGCAGGAGGCGCCGGGGCTCCGTCGCCGCGCTGCCTCCGGAGCGGGAGCCGGAGCGGGAGCGCAGCCGCCATCGCAGCCGCAGCCGCGGCCGTCGCAGGCCGAGCGTCGCGCCGGCCGGATCGTCCGGCAGCCGCCCCATCGACCTCGGTGACGACGTCGTCTACGGTTCCGGCCCGATCGACCTCGAACCTCCGCGACGGCGGGGCCGAAGCCGTGTCCCGTCGGGCTCCGTGCCCTTCGTCACGGACAGCGGCCGCAGCACGCGCGTCCCCACCAGTTACGCCGAGCCCGCCTTCTACGACGATGACGACTACCAGTACGACCCCAATCCGTTCGCTCCCCGGTTCGACGGGCGGGGCTACAGGTAA
- a CDS encoding LuxR C-terminal-related transcriptional regulator translates to MTALASQPPPCPPAGPGPGSVGLLERESALELLAAEARRAVAGSGRMVLLRAPTGTGRSALLEAAAELGVKLGMRVLRAHASAESAGIPLALVTQLLDPAHEIGGFLGDTPETPHHLGHASRLWQLLCEYAAGSPLLVAVDDVHLADRASLRWLTEGARRLTGMPVLMVVTERGQYDIAPAAPGLAFSLPPAVVRVHAVGPLSRGAAEEFVRGTLGPDTGDTWVDGCVRAGAGNPLLLRALLDDLRTVFPHGGRAGAGDGADPEPGLPENCAELYPGAFVAAVSWWLRSAGTGSTLVARALAELEDSARYDEEGHAPLHGPGAPGTGAGPAGHEGPGHESGDDFTDFLSELTRADPDRVGGWVTAMVRLGLLRRAPGSGVPRFAHPLLRGAVLDGWPRSHRQALHLRAAELRQRRGHGVEAVAGHLLRTTPGGTERVAKALLDAAADASRAGRTGAAAHYLRRVLDEPLSSERRAAVLTELGELEFATLRSGGIPRLAEALRLRQAPRDRVLAAVALGSALADRGEPRAALDVLRELGPLDGEPVLDRTVQTASAFFSDHDPEIRRAVYTRLRERAERSPEWISPALRALLIRYESTAGLLSAESAMRQIRRLLTAPEDPLLVPYLLGEAAAVAQWADSADDAERLVRSGLTEHWVSALHPVHRSLLSTRVDTAAARGRHRWVLEETAGRLRMPGGSARVGASSFLAHRVVALVECGRSAEAERLVAGVDVAEAQDGWEQNRFLHARGVLRASVGDPAGALADFLECGRRQTGRDVRSPVVTPWRSAAAECHLLLGRTPEALALAEEENRYAAVWDTPRVRGRALRVLGAATGGRRGLELTAEAVAVLRDMSLDVELIPALITHGLQLTAAGQSRSARPLLREAATAAERLGAVRLSGRAELALRASGARRRNTSLTGNGSLTAGERRVATLAADGRTNAEISELLHLARRTVETHLTSTYRKLSIRRRGDLPAALNSVTDAAT, encoded by the coding sequence ATGACGGCGTTAGCGAGTCAGCCACCGCCCTGCCCCCCTGCGGGCCCGGGCCCCGGCTCCGTCGGACTGCTGGAACGCGAGTCCGCGCTGGAACTGCTGGCCGCGGAGGCCCGGCGGGCCGTGGCCGGGTCCGGGCGGATGGTCCTGCTCCGCGCGCCCACCGGTACGGGCCGCAGCGCCCTGCTGGAGGCGGCCGCCGAGCTGGGCGTGAAGCTCGGCATGCGGGTCCTGCGTGCCCACGCCTCCGCCGAGAGCGCCGGCATCCCCCTCGCACTCGTCACCCAGCTCCTCGACCCGGCGCACGAGATCGGCGGCTTCCTCGGTGACACCCCGGAGACCCCGCACCACCTCGGTCACGCTTCCCGCCTGTGGCAGTTGCTGTGCGAGTACGCGGCCGGGTCGCCCCTGCTGGTCGCCGTCGACGACGTACACCTCGCCGACCGGGCCTCGCTGCGCTGGCTGACCGAGGGAGCCCGGCGGCTGACCGGGATGCCGGTCCTGATGGTGGTGACCGAGCGCGGGCAGTACGACATCGCCCCGGCGGCTCCGGGCCTCGCGTTCTCCCTGCCGCCCGCGGTGGTGCGGGTGCACGCGGTGGGTCCGCTGAGCCGTGGCGCCGCCGAGGAGTTCGTACGCGGCACCCTGGGCCCGGACACCGGCGACACCTGGGTGGACGGCTGCGTGCGGGCGGGCGCCGGGAACCCGCTGCTGCTGCGCGCGCTGCTCGACGATCTGCGGACGGTCTTCCCGCACGGCGGCAGGGCCGGCGCCGGAGACGGAGCAGACCCGGAGCCGGGGCTGCCCGAGAACTGCGCCGAGCTCTACCCGGGGGCCTTCGTCGCGGCGGTCTCGTGGTGGCTGAGGAGCGCGGGCACCGGAAGCACCCTGGTGGCCCGCGCGCTCGCCGAACTGGAGGACTCGGCACGGTACGACGAGGAGGGACACGCGCCCCTCCACGGTCCCGGGGCGCCCGGCACCGGGGCGGGACCCGCCGGGCACGAAGGTCCGGGCCACGAATCCGGCGACGACTTCACCGACTTCCTCTCCGAGCTCACACGCGCCGACCCCGACCGCGTCGGCGGCTGGGTGACCGCGATGGTCCGGCTCGGACTGCTGCGCCGCGCCCCCGGCAGCGGCGTCCCGCGCTTCGCACACCCCCTGTTGCGCGGAGCGGTCCTCGACGGCTGGCCGCGCTCGCACCGGCAGGCCCTGCACCTCCGCGCGGCCGAGCTGCGCCAGCGCCGGGGCCACGGGGTCGAAGCGGTGGCCGGACATCTGCTGCGCACCACCCCCGGTGGTACGGAGCGCGTCGCCAAGGCCCTCCTGGACGCGGCGGCCGACGCGTCCAGGGCCGGCAGGACCGGCGCCGCCGCGCACTACCTGCGCCGCGTGCTGGACGAACCGCTGTCGTCCGAGCGCCGGGCCGCTGTGCTCACGGAGCTGGGCGAACTGGAGTTCGCCACCTTACGGAGCGGAGGGATACCCCGCCTGGCCGAGGCGCTGCGCCTTCGGCAGGCACCCAGGGACCGGGTGCTGGCGGCCGTCGCCCTGGGCAGTGCCCTGGCCGACCGGGGCGAGCCGCGTGCCGCGCTCGACGTCCTGCGCGAGCTGGGCCCGCTGGACGGGGAACCCGTCCTCGACCGCACGGTCCAGACGGCCTCGGCCTTCTTCTCGGACCACGACCCGGAGATCCGGCGGGCCGTCTACACCCGGCTGCGCGAGCGTGCCGAGCGCTCCCCGGAGTGGATCAGCCCGGCCCTGCGTGCTCTGCTGATCCGGTACGAGTCGACGGCCGGGCTGCTTTCCGCCGAATCGGCCATGCGGCAGATCCGGCGGCTGCTGACGGCCCCGGAGGATCCCCTTCTGGTGCCCTATCTGTTGGGTGAGGCTGCCGCCGTGGCGCAGTGGGCGGACTCTGCTGACGACGCCGAACGCCTCGTCAGGAGCGGGCTGACCGAGCACTGGGTGTCGGCGCTGCACCCCGTCCACCGGTCGCTGCTCAGCACGCGGGTGGACACCGCCGCCGCGCGCGGCCGTCACCGGTGGGTGCTGGAGGAGACCGCAGGAAGGCTCCGGATGCCGGGCGGCTCGGCACGCGTCGGTGCGAGCAGTTTCCTGGCCCACCGTGTCGTCGCCCTCGTCGAATGCGGCCGTTCCGCCGAGGCCGAACGGCTGGTCGCCGGTGTCGACGTCGCCGAAGCGCAGGACGGATGGGAGCAGAATCGGTTCCTCCATGCGCGTGGTGTGCTGCGTGCGTCCGTGGGCGATCCGGCGGGCGCCCTGGCCGACTTCCTGGAGTGCGGCAGGCGTCAGACCGGCCGGGACGTGCGGAGCCCCGTCGTCACACCGTGGCGCTCGGCCGCCGCCGAGTGCCATCTCCTGCTGGGGCGGACACCGGAGGCCCTCGCCCTCGCCGAGGAGGAGAACCGGTACGCCGCCGTGTGGGACACCCCCCGGGTCCGGGGCCGTGCCCTGCGCGTCCTCGGCGCGGCCACCGGCGGACGACGCGGTCTCGAACTGACCGCCGAGGCCGTCGCCGTCCTGCGCGACATGTCGCTCGACGTCGAGCTGATTCCCGCGCTCATCACCCACGGGCTCCAGCTCACGGCCGCCGGACAGTCCCGCAGCGCGCGTCCACTGCTCAGGGAGGCCGCGACGGCGGCCGAACGGCTGGGCGCGGTACGGCTGTCGGGCCGCGCGGAGCTGGCCCTGCGCGCGAGCGGAGCCCGTCGCAGGAACACCTCTCTCACGGGCAACGGCTCACTGACCGCCGGCGAACGCCGCGTCGCGACGCTGGCCGCCGACGGACGGACGAACGCGGAGATCTCGGAACTGCTGCACCTGGCGCGGCGTACCGTGGAGACGCATCTGACCAGCACCTACCGGAAGCTCTCCATACGGCGCAGGGGAGACCTTCCTGCCGCGCTCAACAGCGTTACGGACGCTGCCACTTGA
- a CDS encoding DUF4255 domain-containing protein: MIHEVDDILRGLLVRGAFAGSDVEITFDAPTRDWAARRNAPTIDAYLYDIREDTKRRQRGKMSVRDEQGITLKQHQPPRWFRLSYLVTAWTKRPQDEHRMLSAVLHTLLPKEILPPEDLTGTLAGLGLSVPLTVAGLHTEARSLADIWSALGGELKPSLDVVITAPFLAYPEYKVGPPVTEGLGVQIRGADGRPDDSSARYHSAESVEAAKEAFGKKHGTTGTLREQQK; encoded by the coding sequence GTGATCCACGAGGTGGATGACATCCTGCGAGGGCTGCTCGTACGCGGCGCCTTCGCCGGGTCCGACGTCGAGATCACCTTCGACGCCCCGACGCGCGACTGGGCGGCCCGGCGCAACGCCCCGACCATCGACGCGTACCTCTACGACATCCGCGAGGACACCAAGCGGCGCCAGCGCGGCAAGATGTCCGTCCGTGACGAGCAGGGGATAACGCTCAAGCAGCACCAGCCACCACGCTGGTTCCGGCTGTCGTATCTCGTCACGGCCTGGACCAAGCGCCCGCAGGACGAACACCGGATGCTCTCCGCCGTGCTGCACACGCTGCTGCCCAAGGAGATCCTCCCTCCGGAGGACCTGACCGGCACCCTGGCCGGGCTCGGTCTCTCCGTCCCGCTGACCGTCGCGGGGCTGCACACCGAGGCCCGCTCGCTCGCGGACATCTGGTCCGCGCTCGGCGGCGAACTCAAGCCCTCGCTCGACGTGGTGATCACCGCACCCTTCCTGGCGTACCCCGAGTACAAGGTCGGTCCGCCCGTCACGGAAGGGCTCGGCGTCCAGATACGCGGGGCGGACGGCCGGCCCGACGACAGCTCGGCGCGCTACCACAGCGCGGAGAGCGTCGAGGCCGCCAAGGAGGCCTTCGGGAAGAAGCACGGCACGACGGGAACCCTTCGGGAGCAGCAGAAGTGA
- a CDS encoding DUF4097 family beta strand repeat-containing protein, with translation MSSRTFTHGRRLAALLMAAPLVAACGGGDPDGRLGPKPPELARGQRLVVTTEDGVRLRPSDDGRAVVDPRVSSRWSHREDAWVLDLSCEEHDERCPRMPVIDVPGGVSVTVTARNAGIDAAGLSAEMDLRTVNGDVTVARSGGDDATVRLVTRNGSVRASGLSSGALRAETVNGDVTLGSATSPARLTATTENGSVRVALPSGTPSYDVTATTRNGRTSVTVPTAAEGARHTMTLGSVNGDVTAAHG, from the coding sequence ATGAGTTCCAGAACCTTCACCCACGGACGGCGCCTGGCCGCGCTGCTGATGGCCGCTCCCCTCGTCGCGGCGTGCGGCGGCGGGGACCCCGACGGACGGCTCGGGCCGAAACCACCGGAGTTGGCCCGCGGACAGCGGCTGGTGGTCACCACCGAGGACGGTGTGCGGCTGCGGCCGTCCGACGACGGACGGGCCGTCGTCGATCCGCGCGTCTCGAGCCGCTGGTCGCACCGCGAGGACGCCTGGGTGCTCGACCTGTCCTGCGAGGAGCACGACGAGCGGTGCCCCCGCATGCCGGTGATCGACGTCCCCGGCGGCGTCTCCGTCACGGTCACCGCACGGAACGCGGGCATCGACGCGGCCGGCCTGTCGGCGGAGATGGACCTGAGGACCGTCAACGGTGACGTCACGGTCGCCCGGTCAGGCGGGGACGACGCCACCGTCCGGCTCGTCACCCGCAACGGCTCCGTCCGCGCGAGCGGCCTGAGTTCGGGGGCGTTGCGGGCCGAGACGGTCAACGGCGACGTCACACTGGGCAGCGCGACCTCACCGGCGCGCCTGACCGCCACGACCGAGAACGGTTCGGTGCGCGTGGCACTCCCCTCCGGCACACCGTCCTACGACGTCACCGCCACCACACGGAACGGCCGGACCTCGGTCACCGTCCCCACCGCCGCGGAGGGCGCGCGGCACACCATGACGCTCGGCAGCGTCAACGGGGACGTCACCGCCGCACACGGCTGA
- the ppk2 gene encoding polyphosphate kinase 2 gives MDRDRLEKQLLHGLTVDTSRPEQPILLDEDGRPIKTWRENYPYDRKIRRKEYERVKRILQIEMLKLQRWTKDTGARVVVVCEGRDAAGKGGTIQRFTERLNPRGARIVALDKPTDRERGQWYFQRYVAHLPAPGELVFFDRSWYNRAGVERVMGFCTPPEYELFLRQCPDFERMLVDDGIIVVKFWFSVSRAEQRTRFAIRQVDPVRQWKLSPTDIDSLDRWDDYTTAKIHMFRATDTGYAPWTVVKSNDKRRARLEAMRSLLARVDYAAKDAEAVGEPDRLIVGAAATLLEPGEEDTALSPTRFASNPGGPGEHP, from the coding sequence GTGGACCGTGACCGGCTGGAGAAGCAGTTGCTGCACGGCCTGACCGTCGACACCAGCAGGCCGGAGCAGCCGATCCTGCTGGACGAGGACGGCAGGCCCATCAAGACCTGGCGCGAGAACTACCCGTACGACCGCAAGATCCGCCGCAAGGAGTACGAGCGGGTCAAGCGCATCCTGCAGATAGAGATGCTCAAGCTGCAGCGGTGGACGAAGGACACCGGCGCGCGCGTCGTGGTGGTCTGCGAGGGGCGTGACGCGGCCGGCAAGGGCGGCACCATCCAGCGTTTCACCGAGCGCCTCAACCCCCGTGGCGCCCGAATCGTAGCCCTGGACAAGCCCACGGACCGTGAGCGGGGCCAGTGGTACTTCCAGCGCTACGTCGCCCACCTCCCGGCGCCCGGTGAGCTCGTCTTCTTCGACCGTTCCTGGTACAACCGGGCCGGAGTCGAACGTGTCATGGGCTTCTGCACCCCGCCCGAGTACGAACTCTTCCTCAGGCAGTGCCCGGACTTCGAGCGGATGCTCGTGGACGACGGGATCATCGTGGTGAAGTTCTGGTTCTCCGTCTCCCGCGCCGAACAGCGCACCCGTTTCGCCATCCGCCAGGTGGACCCGGTGCGCCAGTGGAAGCTCTCGCCCACGGACATCGACTCGCTCGACCGCTGGGACGACTACACCACGGCGAAGATCCACATGTTCCGTGCCACCGACACGGGTTACGCGCCGTGGACCGTCGTGAAGAGCAACGACAAGCGCAGGGCCCGTCTCGAAGCGATGCGCAGCCTCCTCGCACGCGTCGACTACGCCGCGAAGGACGCCGAGGCCGTCGGCGAACCGGACCGCCTCATCGTCGGCGCCGCCGCCACCCTGCTGGAACCGGGCGAGGAGGACACCGCCCTCTCGCCCACCCGCTTCGCCTCGAACCCCGGCGGGCCGGGGGAGCACCCGTAG
- a CDS encoding ATP-binding protein: MSDSSSPLLERLARLRERVADLVEHRSATDPTATDPMRGMYLTDDAVRHLLFGGAQDAARSPGPDGPDTAEDLDPAGEPDGPAAAEPSDDDRLHWLAHWLGLRPLDTQILLIALAPDLDRTFESLYAYLNDDVTRRRATVALALDLCGVPTHSAAGRSRFHPAARLLARGLLEVEEPERPFLSRSLRVPDRVVAHLLGDDTPDPALDGTVRLLPYLPVEADGEGDTEHPEDREDTAGPGTDAPARRLAEQLSSRPLTVYLREHREGDGLAFATAALGAAGLPALHLVPVERQGDHRHEEHAPVERAAWERPPYRELLREARLTGRAIVVTSLPERPEELIRALAVNDVPVLFADPRPYDPQWCDRGRDPVVLDVPRGRAGDLDAWRAALGPEEPEFDLAPVVAAYRLGPEGIERASRAARELAAFHGTQLSAAHLRLAARQQSASGLERHARRIRPDVGWNDLVLPEGPLAQLRELVLRAQHRDRVLGDWRLSAGGGRGRGVVGLFAGDSGTGKTLSAEVVAGELGLDLYVVQLPSIVDKYVGETEKNLERIFTEADRTDAVLLFDEADAVFGKRSEVSSSNDRHANMESAYLLQRLESFDGIALLTTNLRSNIDDAFTRRLDLVVDFPFPDEEQRLALWRHSLAHVPCADDVDPASCAADFELAGGSIRSAVVTAAYAAAGRGDGVSTEDLLAGAQREYRKAGRLVLDDASW; encoded by the coding sequence GTGAGCGACTCCTCCTCCCCGCTGCTCGAACGGCTCGCGAGGCTGCGTGAGCGGGTGGCCGACCTCGTCGAGCACCGCAGCGCCACCGACCCGACGGCCACCGACCCGATGCGCGGGATGTATCTGACGGACGACGCGGTGCGTCACCTCCTGTTCGGGGGCGCGCAGGACGCGGCACGTTCGCCCGGCCCGGACGGACCGGACACGGCGGAGGACCTGGACCCGGCGGGGGAGCCCGACGGGCCCGCGGCGGCCGAGCCGTCCGACGACGACCGCCTCCACTGGCTCGCCCACTGGCTGGGTCTCCGCCCGCTCGACACCCAGATCCTGCTTATCGCACTGGCCCCCGACCTGGACCGCACGTTCGAGTCGCTGTACGCCTACCTCAACGACGACGTCACACGCCGCCGGGCGACCGTCGCGCTCGCGCTCGACCTGTGCGGGGTGCCCACGCACTCCGCCGCGGGACGGTCCCGTTTCCATCCGGCCGCACGGCTGCTCGCACGCGGGCTGCTCGAAGTGGAAGAGCCCGAACGCCCCTTCCTCAGCCGCTCCTTGCGCGTTCCCGACAGGGTCGTGGCCCATCTGCTCGGCGACGACACCCCGGACCCGGCGCTCGACGGGACCGTACGCCTCCTCCCGTACCTTCCCGTGGAAGCGGACGGGGAAGGGGACACGGAGCACCCGGAGGACCGGGAGGACACCGCGGGCCCCGGCACCGACGCGCCGGCACGGAGACTGGCCGAGCAACTGTCGTCGCGCCCGCTCACGGTCTACCTGCGGGAGCACCGTGAAGGCGACGGGCTCGCCTTCGCCACCGCCGCCCTGGGCGCGGCCGGTCTGCCGGCCCTGCATCTCGTCCCGGTGGAACGCCAGGGGGACCACCGTCACGAGGAGCACGCACCCGTGGAACGCGCGGCGTGGGAGCGTCCGCCGTACCGGGAACTGCTCCGCGAGGCGCGGCTGACGGGCCGCGCGATCGTGGTGACCTCGCTGCCCGAGAGGCCGGAGGAGCTGATCCGGGCGCTCGCGGTGAACGACGTCCCGGTGCTGTTCGCGGATCCGCGCCCGTACGACCCGCAGTGGTGCGACAGGGGACGCGACCCGGTCGTGCTGGACGTGCCCCGTGGGCGGGCCGGCGATCTCGACGCCTGGCGGGCGGCGCTCGGCCCCGAGGAGCCGGAGTTCGACCTGGCCCCGGTCGTCGCCGCCTACCGGCTCGGACCCGAAGGCATCGAGCGCGCGTCACGGGCGGCGCGGGAACTCGCCGCGTTCCACGGCACCCAGCTGTCCGCCGCGCATCTGCGGCTCGCCGCCCGGCAGCAGTCCGCCTCGGGCCTTGAACGGCACGCCCGCCGCATCCGGCCCGACGTCGGCTGGAACGATCTCGTCCTGCCCGAGGGGCCGCTGGCGCAGCTGCGGGAACTCGTCCTCCGCGCCCAGCACCGGGACCGGGTGCTCGGCGACTGGCGGCTCAGCGCGGGCGGCGGACGCGGCCGGGGTGTGGTCGGGCTCTTCGCGGGCGACTCCGGCACCGGGAAGACGCTCTCCGCCGAGGTGGTGGCGGGCGAACTCGGCCTCGATCTCTACGTCGTGCAACTGCCGTCCATCGTGGACAAGTACGTCGGTGAGACGGAGAAGAACCTGGAGCGGATCTTCACCGAGGCCGACCGCACGGACGCGGTGCTGCTCTTCGACGAGGCGGACGCAGTCTTCGGCAAGCGCTCCGAGGTCAGCAGTTCCAACGACCGCCACGCGAACATGGAGAGCGCCTATCTCCTCCAGCGCCTGGAGTCGTTCGACGGCATCGCCCTGCTGACCACCAACCTGCGCTCCAACATCGACGACGCCTTCACGCGCCGGCTGGACCTGGTGGTCGACTTCCCCTTCCCCGACGAGGAGCAGCGCCTCGCGCTCTGGCGGCACAGCCTCGCCCACGTCCCGTGCGCCGACGACGTCGATCCGGCCTCCTGCGCTGCGGACTTCGAGCTGGCGGGCGGCTCGATCCGCAGCGCTGTCGTCACGGCCGCGTACGCGGCGGCGGGCCGCGGCGACGGGGTGTCGACGGAGGATCTGCTGGCAGGCGCCCAGCGCGAGTACCGCAAGGCGGGCCGGCTGGTCCTGGACGACGCCTCCTGGTAG
- a CDS encoding helix-turn-helix transcriptional regulator: MVVRAPVRIPVEVHASDPLSMDGAVSQLRRHSEVELLEEGAGRPGTVAVLLAEGLDEPTLTRLRRLTRADGTKAVLVTSLIREAELLQVIEYGVGAIVWRREATGHRLLRAVLAASRGDGDLPSDLLGRLIAQVGTLQRGATSMSGATASGLAPREVDVLRLVAEGMDTGEIASKLSYSERTVKNVMHGLTTRLQLRNRAHAVAYALREGYI, translated from the coding sequence ATGGTCGTTCGAGCCCCGGTCAGGATCCCCGTGGAGGTCCACGCGTCGGACCCGCTGTCCATGGACGGCGCGGTCAGCCAGCTTCGCCGGCACTCCGAGGTGGAGCTGCTCGAGGAGGGCGCGGGGCGCCCGGGCACGGTCGCGGTCCTGCTGGCCGAGGGGCTGGACGAACCCACGCTGACCCGGCTGCGGCGGCTGACACGCGCGGACGGCACCAAGGCCGTTCTCGTCACGAGCCTGATCCGCGAGGCGGAGCTGCTCCAGGTGATCGAGTACGGCGTCGGCGCGATCGTCTGGCGGCGCGAGGCGACCGGCCACCGTCTGCTCCGAGCGGTCCTCGCGGCCTCCCGGGGCGACGGTGATCTGCCCTCGGACCTGCTGGGGCGGCTGATCGCGCAGGTCGGCACCTTGCAGCGCGGCGCGACGAGCATGTCGGGTGCCACGGCGTCCGGACTGGCACCACGCGAGGTCGATGTGCTCCGGCTGGTGGCCGAGGGAATGGATACCGGGGAGATTGCCAGCAAACTCTCGTACTCCGAACGCACGGTCAAGAACGTGATGCACGGTCTGACGACCCGGCTGCAGCTTCGCAACCGTGCCCATGCCGTGGCCTATGCCTTGCGGGAAGGCTACATCTGA